One segment of Rhodopirellula baltica SH 1 DNA contains the following:
- a CDS encoding fumarylacetoacetate hydrolase family protein: MNITKCIDSAGQTRVALVENDSLVPLQMTAELPTLSAILAAENPLAAADSLGRDQPIAINDSTQWLPPIDQQEVWAAGVTYKRSQTARMEESEAAASCYDQVYNADRPEIFFKATPSRVSGHHQPLRIRTDAKWNVPEPEITLVLSPSLKIVGLTVGNDMSSRDIEGENPLYLPQAKCYDQCAGLGPWITLMDELPSVDAITVDLKIVRDGNVVFDQATSAAEMARKFEDLVQWLGRDNTMADGAFLMTGTGIVPTSDFTLLPDDVVNITIGGVGTLSNRIVQGAAS; this comes from the coding sequence ATGAATATCACCAAATGCATTGATTCAGCCGGCCAAACTCGCGTTGCTTTGGTCGAAAACGACAGTTTGGTTCCGTTGCAGATGACAGCGGAGCTTCCGACTTTGTCGGCCATTCTTGCCGCAGAGAATCCCTTGGCCGCGGCAGACTCGCTGGGACGCGACCAACCCATCGCCATCAATGATTCGACGCAGTGGTTGCCGCCGATCGATCAGCAAGAAGTCTGGGCGGCAGGTGTGACCTACAAACGCAGCCAAACGGCTCGAATGGAAGAGTCCGAAGCAGCCGCCTCCTGCTACGACCAGGTGTACAACGCCGATCGGCCGGAGATCTTTTTCAAGGCGACGCCTTCGCGCGTCAGCGGCCACCATCAACCGCTTCGCATTCGAACCGATGCCAAGTGGAATGTGCCGGAGCCCGAGATCACGTTGGTGCTCAGTCCCTCTTTGAAAATCGTCGGATTGACGGTCGGCAATGACATGAGTTCGCGAGACATTGAGGGCGAGAACCCTTTGTATTTGCCTCAAGCGAAGTGTTACGACCAGTGTGCGGGGTTGGGGCCTTGGATCACATTGATGGATGAACTGCCTTCGGTCGATGCCATCACCGTGGATCTGAAGATTGTCCGAGATGGAAACGTCGTTTTCGATCAGGCCACATCAGCGGCTGAGATGGCCCGGAAGTTTGAAGATTTGGTGCAGTGGTTGGGGCGTGACAACACGATGGCCGACGGGGCATTTTTAATGACCGGGACCGGGATTGTTCCCACCAGCGATTTCACGCTGCTTCCTGATGACGTTGTGAACATCACCATCGGTGGCGTGGGCACGTTGTCCAACCGGATTGTTCAAGGTGCGGCCTCCTGA
- a CDS encoding SDR family NAD(P)-dependent oxidoreductase translates to MSSSSRPVALVTGAATGVGRACAIGLARQGHDVIVNYSRSEAEAKQTAADVEALGAKSMLVRCDVSIDEDVRAMIHQIGETFGRLDCLINNAATTEFIEHSELETLTEPMWDRILGVNLKGPFFVTRAAAELLREGEGGSVVNVSSVAGITGSGSSIAYCASKGGLNTLTKSLARALAPKIRVNAVCPGPIDSRWIRQGNPNWDLEEMVADYPIPKASQPEDIADAVLFFATGTSMTTGQLLPVDGGQTLG, encoded by the coding sequence ATGTCTTCTTCATCACGTCCCGTTGCTTTGGTCACTGGCGCCGCCACTGGTGTGGGGCGAGCCTGCGCAATCGGACTGGCCCGGCAAGGTCACGATGTCATCGTCAACTATTCACGCAGTGAAGCAGAGGCCAAACAAACAGCCGCCGACGTGGAAGCCCTCGGCGCGAAATCCATGTTGGTCCGATGTGATGTGTCGATCGATGAAGATGTCCGCGCGATGATCCATCAGATTGGCGAAACCTTTGGACGGCTGGATTGCCTGATCAACAACGCGGCTACCACCGAGTTCATTGAACATTCTGAACTCGAAACGCTCACCGAACCGATGTGGGACCGCATCCTCGGCGTGAATTTGAAAGGTCCCTTCTTTGTCACACGAGCCGCCGCCGAATTGCTTCGCGAGGGCGAAGGTGGCTCCGTCGTCAACGTGAGTTCCGTTGCGGGAATCACCGGTTCGGGTTCGTCGATTGCGTACTGTGCCAGCAAAGGTGGATTGAACACGCTCACCAAATCGCTGGCCCGTGCTCTCGCCCCCAAAATTCGCGTCAACGCCGTCTGCCCCGGCCCAATCGACAGCCGTTGGATTCGACAGGGCAATCCGAACTGGGATCTTGAGGAAATGGTCGCGGATTACCCGATTCCCAAGGCATCTCAGCCAGAAGATATCGCCGACGCGGTGCTGTTTTTTGCGACGGGAACCAGCATGACAACCGGCCAGCTTCTCCCCGTCGATGGCGGCCAAACGTTAGGTTAG
- a CDS encoding prolipoprotein diacylglyceryl transferase, whose translation MARTVRIPHAFDGLTLSRQATMRRTLFLIPHEFAGWPIFGIGWALLFLLIAVLAYVGWESRRGGLGASTAIRQIAGFAVMAAVILVVVVPRTELVNTLGDPVGVAVRGYGMFLMLAAIASVGLAAWRAERAGLGADSILQLAPWTFIGGLLGARVFYVTQYYEDFLRPTWGETLMAMAALNQGGLVVYGGFIGGFIASLIALKRHQTPIWRIGDVIIPCVFVGLLFGRLGCLMNGCCYGGACEAGPLAVQFPAGSQVHAEQLLSGELLGIEGHPVVSDEEPPAGQSQMVVDSVRPDSLANQAGVKKGETLTIALDPSYRDQVPLDRPAEEALPGVVVLRDDEVVARFSPRDLPSIADPVWGTQIISSVFAAIMFVVLLIVERILHRPSKQTDDAVTERAITGGRRPGVLMLVGFIAYGVLRIVLEWIRVDEKGQFGTSLSISQWVSLVVIAASLVTLFIRWRGVDSTSEQTPGGGNTNVVGGSDAAAAGL comes from the coding sequence GTGGCGAGAACCGTGCGAATTCCGCACGCATTTGACGGACTGACCCTCTCTCGACAGGCAACCATGCGTCGGACGCTGTTTTTGATCCCTCACGAATTCGCGGGCTGGCCCATTTTTGGGATTGGTTGGGCGTTGCTGTTCTTGTTGATTGCCGTTTTGGCCTATGTCGGCTGGGAATCCCGCCGCGGTGGTTTGGGTGCTTCCACCGCCATTCGTCAGATCGCAGGCTTTGCCGTGATGGCCGCGGTGATTCTGGTGGTCGTGGTCCCGAGAACCGAGTTGGTCAACACTTTGGGCGATCCGGTCGGTGTCGCGGTCCGTGGCTACGGAATGTTCTTGATGCTGGCCGCGATTGCGTCGGTTGGCTTGGCGGCTTGGCGAGCCGAGCGTGCCGGGTTGGGAGCCGACTCGATTCTGCAATTGGCGCCCTGGACGTTCATCGGTGGGCTTTTGGGGGCTCGTGTTTTTTACGTCACGCAGTACTACGAAGATTTCCTGCGGCCGACCTGGGGTGAAACCCTGATGGCAATGGCGGCGCTAAACCAAGGCGGATTGGTCGTCTATGGCGGATTCATCGGTGGGTTCATTGCATCGTTGATCGCGTTGAAGCGACATCAAACGCCGATCTGGCGAATCGGAGACGTGATCATCCCTTGCGTGTTCGTAGGGTTGCTGTTTGGTCGATTGGGGTGCTTGATGAACGGATGCTGCTACGGTGGCGCGTGCGAAGCGGGACCATTGGCGGTTCAATTTCCGGCGGGCTCACAGGTCCATGCTGAGCAGTTGTTGTCGGGCGAATTGCTGGGCATCGAAGGGCATCCGGTCGTGTCGGACGAGGAGCCACCCGCCGGTCAATCGCAGATGGTTGTGGATTCGGTGCGTCCAGATTCGTTGGCCAACCAAGCGGGAGTGAAGAAGGGCGAAACGCTGACGATCGCCCTGGATCCATCCTATCGGGACCAAGTGCCGTTGGATCGGCCCGCGGAAGAAGCTTTACCAGGCGTTGTCGTGCTAAGAGATGACGAAGTTGTGGCGAGATTTTCGCCGCGTGATTTGCCCTCGATTGCGGATCCCGTTTGGGGCACGCAAATTATCAGTTCCGTGTTCGCCGCCATCATGTTTGTTGTTTTGCTGATTGTGGAACGAATCCTGCATCGGCCGTCCAAGCAAACGGATGACGCCGTGACGGAGCGAGCTATCACGGGAGGACGTCGGCCGGGTGTTCTGATGCTGGTCGGCTTCATCGCCTACGGTGTGCTTCGAATCGTGTTGGAGTGGATTCGCGTCGACGAGAAGGGTCAATTTGGCACTTCGTTGTCGATCTCGCAGTGGGTCAGTTTGGTCGTTATCGCGGCCAGTTTGGTGACACTGTTCATTCGTTGGCGTGGTGTGGACTCGACGTCGGAGCAAACTCCTGGTGGCGGGAACACGAACGTGGTTGGCGGATCGGATGCGGCGGCGGCCGGATTGTGA
- a CDS encoding Mrp/NBP35 family ATP-binding protein, translating to MTTPVEPDALIASLRERIGQHPDPETGRPIESTGQLGEITLDGDTIKLSVGITSHCQPIADEIADTIRDLALTVAPGKTIQVQTPVHARPPARLGQVGLKAKSVILVGSGKGGVGKSTVATSLALTLRRLGATVGLMDADVYGPSVPHLLGLSGRPAISEDKKIEPIRLGPNGESGVPPETEGAMPVMSMGFLLEPDQAVIWRGPMLHGSIQQFLRDTSWGELDYLVIDMPPGTGDIALTLSQAIPITGAVVVCTPQEVALLDAVKAISMFRKVNIPIAGMVENMSGFTCPDCGKTYDIFGRGGARDKAEELTVPYLGGLPIDITLREAGDAGKLAEVLANDHRARAPFDQVARSLVRNLAAKAASAPPKASLPTL from the coding sequence ATGACGACTCCCGTCGAACCCGACGCCCTGATCGCCTCTCTTCGCGAACGAATCGGCCAACACCCGGATCCTGAAACCGGACGGCCAATCGAAAGCACCGGGCAATTGGGCGAAATCACGCTGGATGGCGACACGATCAAACTGTCTGTGGGAATCACGTCCCACTGCCAACCCATCGCCGACGAGATCGCGGACACGATTCGCGATCTGGCTTTGACGGTGGCACCGGGAAAAACCATCCAGGTGCAAACACCTGTTCATGCTCGCCCACCAGCTCGACTGGGTCAGGTTGGCTTGAAAGCCAAAAGCGTGATCCTGGTCGGCAGCGGCAAAGGTGGCGTTGGCAAGAGCACCGTGGCAACGTCTTTGGCACTGACACTTCGCCGATTGGGTGCGACTGTCGGCCTCATGGACGCCGATGTTTACGGCCCCAGCGTCCCGCATTTACTGGGATTGTCCGGTCGTCCCGCGATCTCCGAAGACAAAAAAATTGAACCGATTCGCCTCGGCCCCAATGGCGAATCAGGAGTCCCACCCGAAACCGAAGGCGCAATGCCCGTCATGTCGATGGGATTCCTGCTGGAACCGGACCAAGCCGTGATTTGGCGTGGTCCGATGCTGCACGGTTCGATCCAACAATTCCTACGTGACACGTCCTGGGGCGAACTGGATTACTTGGTCATTGACATGCCACCGGGCACCGGCGACATCGCATTGACGCTGTCGCAAGCGATCCCAATCACGGGTGCTGTCGTGGTTTGCACCCCACAGGAAGTCGCCCTGCTGGACGCGGTCAAAGCCATCAGCATGTTCCGCAAAGTCAACATTCCGATCGCGGGCATGGTGGAAAACATGAGCGGATTCACTTGCCCGGATTGTGGCAAGACCTACGACATCTTCGGTCGTGGTGGTGCTCGCGACAAAGCCGAAGAACTCACCGTTCCTTATCTAGGTGGATTGCCCATCGACATCACACTTCGTGAAGCCGGTGACGCGGGCAAATTGGCCGAGGTTCTCGCGAACGATCATCGCGCCCGCGCACCGTTTGACCAAGTCGCTCGTTCATTGGTTCGCAATCTGGCCGCGAAAGCCGCTTCGGCACCGCCTAAAGCTTCGCTGCCGACGCTGTAG
- a CDS encoding type III polyketide synthase yields the protein MTAQILSIATAQPTHKADLAFSTHCAQSMSCEDESQAVKLAKLYRRTGVDTRGSVLVEKGDAGELTQSFYPPMQDGCDRGPTMATRNERFAEEAPALACRAGQGALDGSGISSDDVTHVVTVTCTGFTAPGIDVQLIDKLGLPITTQRIQVGFMGCHGLVNALRTARGLVAADSDAVVLIVCIELCSLHYQYGYDAQRIVSGSLFADGSAGLIVAGDDCPASGVDTPLGEIVSVGSCLIRDSHDAMTWRIGDNGFIMTLEASVPGFIETNLREFLVPWLAKSGLDLDSIGGWAVHPGGVRILQSVETALELPSGALDVSREVLREHGNMSSATLGFVLQKFQQRNVPGPWLMLGFGPGLEIEVAVVR from the coding sequence ATGACTGCCCAGATCTTATCGATTGCGACGGCTCAGCCAACGCACAAGGCCGACCTTGCGTTCTCAACTCACTGCGCCCAAAGCATGTCATGCGAGGACGAATCGCAGGCTGTGAAATTGGCCAAGCTGTATCGTCGAACCGGGGTCGATACTCGCGGAAGTGTGTTGGTTGAAAAAGGCGATGCAGGCGAGCTGACTCAATCTTTTTATCCACCCATGCAAGATGGTTGCGATCGTGGCCCGACGATGGCCACTCGCAACGAACGCTTTGCTGAGGAAGCACCCGCACTAGCGTGCCGAGCCGGGCAGGGAGCGCTCGATGGCAGCGGTATATCGTCGGACGATGTCACGCACGTGGTCACCGTCACTTGCACCGGGTTCACCGCGCCGGGGATCGATGTGCAATTGATTGACAAGCTCGGTTTGCCGATCACGACCCAGCGAATTCAAGTCGGGTTCATGGGCTGTCACGGTTTAGTCAACGCGCTCCGGACCGCACGCGGTTTGGTCGCGGCCGACTCCGACGCGGTGGTGTTGATCGTTTGCATCGAACTTTGCAGTCTGCACTATCAGTACGGATACGATGCCCAGCGGATCGTGTCAGGATCTTTGTTCGCCGATGGTTCGGCGGGTTTGATTGTTGCCGGCGATGATTGCCCCGCATCAGGTGTCGATACACCGCTGGGTGAAATCGTCTCGGTCGGTTCGTGTTTGATTCGCGACAGTCATGACGCCATGACTTGGCGGATCGGCGACAACGGATTCATCATGACGCTTGAAGCCAGCGTGCCTGGTTTCATCGAAACGAACCTTCGTGAGTTTCTCGTGCCGTGGTTAGCCAAGTCAGGATTGGATTTGGATTCGATCGGTGGTTGGGCGGTGCATCCCGGCGGCGTTCGGATTTTGCAGTCGGTTGAAACCGCGTTGGAATTGCCTTCGGGCGCTCTCGATGTTTCGCGGGAAGTGTTGCGAGAACACGGCAACATGTCGTCAGCCACACTCGGGTTTGTTCTGCAGAAATTCCAGCAGCGAAACGTTCCTGGTCCTTGGTTGATGCTTGGATTTGGCCCGGGGCTCGAAATCGAAGTCGCGGTCGTCCGCTGA
- a CDS encoding class I SAM-dependent methyltransferase has translation MTFARIRSDEWMDDPGLDPDRHRQALAGLARLNRISLVSRVFYPRLVRLASQQPRRPLRILDVASGSADLPIDWLCRAKRQGIQMEVTSLDRSETAMDFALESAKAAGVTLGTVVRDCLVDGLPSGFDVVTNSLFMHHLENYQAVRLIQEMWRVSERSVLICDLDRSSVNLALVAAASRLVSRSDIVHHDATASVRAAYSRPEFSSLLRQAMGYDIPVRISFPCRFLAAIDQACVAERVGAPSPILSGAIP, from the coding sequence ATGACCTTTGCACGCATTCGCAGTGATGAGTGGATGGACGATCCCGGTTTGGATCCAGATCGACATCGGCAGGCTTTGGCTGGATTGGCTCGGTTGAACCGAATCAGTTTGGTCTCGCGTGTGTTTTACCCTCGGTTGGTTCGATTGGCGTCGCAGCAACCGCGTCGACCTCTGCGCATTTTGGATGTTGCCAGCGGCAGCGCGGACCTGCCGATCGATTGGTTGTGCCGGGCCAAGCGACAGGGCATCCAGATGGAGGTCACCTCGCTGGATCGCAGTGAAACCGCCATGGATTTTGCTTTGGAGTCGGCCAAGGCTGCTGGCGTGACCTTGGGCACTGTCGTGCGGGATTGCTTGGTGGATGGATTGCCGTCTGGATTTGATGTCGTGACCAATTCCTTGTTCATGCACCATTTAGAAAACTATCAAGCGGTCCGGTTGATCCAGGAAATGTGGCGCGTGAGTGAACGCTCGGTGCTGATCTGTGACCTGGATCGATCATCGGTGAACCTTGCTTTGGTCGCCGCCGCATCGCGGTTGGTCTCGCGCAGCGACATCGTTCACCACGATGCAACGGCCAGTGTTCGAGCTGCGTACAGTCGCCCTGAGTTTTCGTCGCTTCTTCGACAAGCGATGGGATACGACATTCCCGTCCGCATTTCTTTTCCCTGCCGATTCCTTGCAGCGATCGATCAAGCCTGCGTGGCAGAAAGGGTGGGGGCACCTTCACCAATTCTGTCGGGTGCCATTCCGTGA
- a CDS encoding NAD(P)/FAD-dependent oxidoreductase, with translation MSLAESGSSIETRDLGKVAIIGAGVAGCAAAIRFAQRGAKVTLFERSVFPREKVCGCCLGAAGLAALDAIGAGESVRDLGLPTKFFRGYFQVTKASSAVTQMVGEKASRVPPVRIPIREGIALSRAELDQHLLTLAIEAGVEVRQPCEATIVAESDKSVSIDIGTGSPEAFDLMVVAAGLTGRFRQRDVADLRWVETPNGPMGLSAHMSRDDANQIDWILESGEIQMHCGHDGYVGIVCLPNGNLDIAAAVHPGKKGASGEGVGRMAIQMQTLALLLDSGLFDSSQSRKLEHWFAEAARWQTTPPLRRRRVSGRGRVVAIGDAAGYVEPLTGEGMTWGIESGLVVADLWALYRLGQMTPNGEADFGANWDRRAVKFQTRRRHLCRWVTGMVRYRPARWLACHGLRRAHWLATPFTRSLANGPRFDATSSIHRTAMSFADASLRTHVSS, from the coding sequence ATGAGCCTCGCCGAATCAGGTTCCTCGATTGAAACTCGGGACTTGGGCAAGGTCGCAATCATTGGTGCGGGCGTGGCAGGTTGTGCTGCGGCAATTCGGTTTGCGCAACGTGGTGCCAAGGTCACCTTGTTCGAGCGATCGGTTTTTCCTCGCGAAAAAGTTTGCGGGTGTTGTTTGGGGGCTGCGGGATTGGCTGCGCTGGATGCAATCGGTGCCGGCGAATCAGTTCGCGATCTCGGGCTGCCGACCAAGTTCTTTCGTGGCTACTTTCAAGTGACGAAAGCTAGCTCAGCGGTGACACAGATGGTGGGCGAGAAAGCGTCGCGTGTTCCCCCGGTACGTATTCCAATTCGTGAGGGCATCGCACTTTCGCGTGCGGAATTGGATCAGCATCTTTTGACGTTGGCGATCGAGGCCGGTGTGGAAGTGCGGCAGCCATGCGAAGCCACCATCGTGGCGGAGTCCGACAAAAGCGTTTCAATCGACATCGGAACGGGATCGCCAGAGGCTTTTGACTTGATGGTTGTTGCGGCGGGGCTGACCGGACGTTTTCGGCAACGCGATGTGGCGGATCTTCGGTGGGTTGAAACGCCCAATGGCCCAATGGGTTTATCCGCTCATATGAGTCGCGATGACGCAAATCAGATTGATTGGATTTTGGAATCTGGTGAAATCCAAATGCACTGTGGGCATGACGGCTATGTCGGGATCGTCTGTCTTCCGAACGGAAATCTTGACATCGCTGCCGCTGTTCATCCCGGCAAGAAGGGTGCCTCTGGAGAGGGGGTTGGTAGGATGGCGATCCAAATGCAAACGCTGGCATTGTTATTGGATTCGGGGCTGTTTGATTCGTCACAGTCGCGAAAACTGGAGCATTGGTTTGCGGAAGCGGCACGCTGGCAAACCACCCCACCGCTGAGGCGAAGAAGGGTGAGCGGCCGAGGCCGTGTTGTCGCGATTGGGGATGCGGCAGGCTATGTTGAACCGCTGACGGGCGAAGGAATGACGTGGGGGATTGAGAGCGGTTTGGTGGTGGCTGATTTGTGGGCTTTGTATCGGTTGGGGCAGATGACGCCTAACGGTGAAGCCGATTTTGGTGCAAACTGGGATCGTCGAGCAGTGAAGTTTCAAACCCGCCGTCGGCATTTATGTCGTTGGGTCACCGGGATGGTTCGGTATCGTCCGGCTCGCTGGTTAGCATGTCATGGTCTACGACGTGCTCATTGGTTGGCGACTCCTTTCACTCGTAGTCTCGCAAACGGACCGCGTTTCGACGCAACGTCCTCCATCCATCGCACCGCAATGAGCTTCGCGGACGCTTCTCTTCGGACTCACGTCTCTTCATGA
- a CDS encoding 2-hydroxyacid dehydrogenase: MKIACFSTKPYDEQFLSAASEKFEHEFVFLEHRLDASTVVLAEGCDAVCAFVNDTLDASVLQRVSEVGIGLLAMRCAGVNNVDLDAAAKFGVRVVRVPRYSPYAVAEHTIGLILTLNRKIHKAYNRVRENNFSIDGFLGFDLHGRTFGVIGTGAIGRTLAGIVGGFGCRVLMYDPYPNDEAKKLGEYVDLDRLLAESDLVSLQCPLTPDTYHLIDAERLSKMKRGAMLVNTSRGGLVDTSAAIEGLKSGQLGGFALDVYEEESGVFFEDLSQQVMQDDVLSRLMTFPNVLITSHQAFFTREALETIAETTLQSIDAFSRDEELVNEVVATPS, encoded by the coding sequence ATGAAGATCGCCTGCTTCAGCACCAAGCCCTACGACGAGCAGTTTTTGTCAGCGGCTTCGGAAAAGTTCGAGCATGAATTTGTGTTCCTGGAACACCGGTTGGATGCGTCGACCGTGGTGTTGGCGGAGGGATGCGATGCCGTGTGTGCCTTCGTCAACGACACGTTGGATGCTTCTGTGCTCCAGCGAGTCAGCGAGGTTGGAATCGGCTTGCTCGCCATGCGATGCGCCGGCGTCAACAATGTCGACTTGGACGCCGCCGCGAAGTTTGGTGTTCGCGTTGTGCGAGTTCCTCGTTATTCGCCGTATGCGGTGGCGGAGCATACGATCGGATTGATTTTGACTTTGAATCGGAAGATTCACAAAGCATACAACCGAGTGCGTGAGAACAACTTTTCGATCGATGGGTTTTTGGGTTTCGATTTGCACGGCCGAACGTTTGGCGTGATCGGTACCGGTGCGATCGGTCGTACGCTGGCTGGGATCGTGGGCGGTTTTGGTTGCCGCGTGTTGATGTACGATCCTTATCCGAATGACGAGGCCAAAAAGCTTGGCGAATACGTTGATCTGGATCGATTGCTGGCCGAGTCTGATTTGGTTTCTCTGCAGTGCCCGCTGACCCCGGACACATATCATTTGATCGATGCCGAACGACTGAGCAAAATGAAACGCGGTGCGATGTTGGTCAACACATCGCGAGGTGGATTGGTCGATACTTCTGCGGCTATTGAAGGTTTGAAGTCCGGCCAGTTGGGCGGGTTTGCCTTGGATGTCTACGAAGAGGAATCAGGCGTGTTCTTTGAAGATCTGTCACAGCAGGTCATGCAGGATGACGTGCTTTCGCGTTTGATGACATTTCCAAATGTCTTGATCACTTCTCACCAAGCCTTCTTCACACGAGAAGCACTGGAAACCATTGCGGAAACGACGCTTCAAAGCATCGATGCGTTCAGCCGCGATGAAGAGTTGGTCAATGAGGTGGTTGCCACACCATCATGA